From the Misgurnus anguillicaudatus chromosome 17, ASM2758022v2, whole genome shotgun sequence genome, one window contains:
- the ankrd50l gene encoding uncharacterized protein ankrd50l, with the protein MRRALPSLLRGRGFHCREWALEKLQKCLEARDPAKRAEGGVRGSGVLVTGGPGTGKTALCTELVWPQSETFKGAALASRCLAWHYCQREDADSVEVWRFVLELVEQLKESPLLGADYVKVISSPAIAVVLDPVHCQRAPDDTFKRAILEPLSSLTPPAHSVFIVVDSLESGCFGGDGVGDGLTSGTMTTPSSSIAELLFKHIQLLPPWILLVCSTRRRNKAICKMFSGFRRLCLDDLRKPATVRDVQQYILRRLDQDGTLRRQLTPETAEMLNLLHIKSGGCFLFLERVLDGVCNGLVGLREIRDIPGTLNGLYLWLCQRLFPRRLFVHIRPLLNILLASPKPLTAEQLYAIAKSRDFYLGRGDFQAQMGPLASLIVDGPGGSKLLFHSSFAEWLTDVKYCTQKFLCCVKDGHLSLAMSLSFRASTLGTEETCQLAHHLLNCGIHEREPTMLALWLLWTGVPALSCVRKDYSANVSQPPHTSKAPVLVQQDVLQLLMKSGIYPASCSPDNSYSVGVHYVGGRGKIARRVFQREDSVKALLDSGISVNHTDPLDGRTLLAAAAHAGLADVAALLLCRGADPSLHDNQGQTALILAARQGHVGVLQVLMNWVQEQGIKSPAAQTLLEHADNEGWTALRCAAWGGYKEAVSVLLDAGADVDGCDSDGRTALRAAAWGGHEEVLLTLLDHGAEVDRSDREGRTPLIAAAYMGHKEAVEILLNAGANVNLADGDGRTALSVAALCVPSAARGRGHGEVVSLLLERGADPEHKDKDGMTPLLLASYEGQEEVIELLLEAGADVDESSGAHPHAITPLLAAAAVGHTGTVNRLLFWGAAVDGIDEEGRTALCLAAAKGTVEVVRALLDRGLDENHKDDLGWTPLHAAACEGHKNVCAILTEQGSMARVGELDVEGRTPLILAAQEGHCSTVRMLLDRKSPIDHRAYDGHSALTAAALQGHRDILELLMRRGADTDVRDAEGRPLLYLLVLEGHLDMANLLIEKGGVPLESKDVEGRTALHVAAWKGDLDGIAMLLKYGADPNAQDLDGRPPLHSVAWRGHAAAGRLFLRSNGLKVDLACKQQGATALSIAAQEGHTEIVAMLLDKGAEPDHVDRYGRSPVKVAGKQGHVSIVRLLESYGAKPFSGIIPFSLSGTPNTYNSSTVRNQVSLSSGEVCVNGVPTTSSSSSTSVSASYSPASTAERFSSTPASQTSTFHSLATVQTVPADSLNFIQQIQQHSLPRSRSRPSTLPHPGSNHASLQDRASRHKQKAVPSSCTTNEQCIITELLDSQKLVKGLGSSGDGNYLLKPKTPYIIEDVIEKSFKQDGVDDLKWSSVMASLGVMPNHDNQARQTKMKESHPIGYPPFYLQSHAQREDWVSIQKTSMSPTIDLSAISPSSALPVQSMFDMTSADPHLNLKQAIKLQFEGPSSAALYKRETPL; encoded by the exons ATGAGGCGCGCGTTACCCAGCTTGTTGCGGGGTCGGGGGTTCCACTGCCGCGAATGGGCCCTTGAGAAGCTACAGAAATGTTTAGAGGCACGGGACCCTGCCAAGAGAGCGGAAGGAGGAGTCCGGGGGTCCGGGGTCCTGGTAACCGGGGGACCGGGCACAGGAAAAACTGCACTTTGCACCGAATTGGTGTGGCCCCAGTCGGAAACATTCAAGGGGGCAGCGTTGGCATCACGTTGTCTGGCCTGGCACTATTGCCAGCGGGAGGATGCGGACAGTGTTGAGGTGTGGAGGTTCGTACTGGAGCTTGTTGAACAGCTGAAGGAGAGCCCGCTTTTGGGAGCAGACTATGTGAAAGTGATAAGCAGTCCTGCCATTGCTGTTGTCCTGGATCCCGTTCACTGCCAAAGAGCACCTGATGACACTTTTAAAAG ggcAATTTTAGAGCCCCTCTCGTCATTGACCCCACCAGCTCACAGTGTGTTTATAGTGGTGGATTCACTAGAGTCTGGATGTTTTGGAGGAGATGGGGTTGGAGACGGGTTGACTTCAGGAACTATGACCACTCCTAGTTCTTCTATTGCAGAGCTCCTCTTCAAACACATACAGCTTTTGCCCCCCTGGATCTTGCTGGTCTGCTCTACACGTCGTCGAAACAAAGCCATTTGCAAAATGTTCTCAG GTTTTCGGAGGTTGTGTCTGGATGACTTGAGAAAGCCTGCAACTGTACGTGATGTACAACAATATATCCTGCGGAGACTTGACCAGGACGGGACCTTGAGAAGACAGCTTACACCAGAAACGGCCGAAATGCTTAATCTTTTGCACATCAAAAGTGGTGGCTGCTTCTTGTTTCTCGAACGGGTACTAGATGGTGTCTGTAATGGCCTGGTAGGACTTAGAGAAATTCGGGACATACCTGGCACTCTGAATGGCCTTTACCTTTGGCTCTGTCAACGACTCTTTCCTCGTAGGCTGTTTGTCCATATTAGGCCTTTGTTAAATATTCTTTTGGCATCTCCAAAACCTCTGACAGCTGAGCAACTCTACGCTATTGCCAAAAGCCGTGACTTCTACCTTGGCCGGGGAGACTTTCAAGCACAAATGGGGCCTCTGGCATCACTGATTGTAGATGGCCCAGGGGGCAGTAAACTCCTCTTTCACAGCAGCTTTGCAGAATGGTTAACTGATGTTAAATACTGCACACAAAAGTTTCTATGTTGTGTGAAAGATGGTCACCTTTCATTGGCCATGTCCCTCTCTTTTCGAGCCAGTACTTTGGGTACAGAGGAGACTTGCCAGCTGGCCCATCACCTCCTTAACTGTGGAATCCATGAAAGAGAACCGACAATGCTGGCACTGTGGTTGCTATGGACTGGGGTTCCAGCTCTTAGTTGTGTTAGAAAAGACTATTCTGCTAATGTGTCACAACCACCTCATACTTCAAAGGCACCTGTATTGGTTCAGCAAGATGTACTACAACTCTTAATGAAAAGTGGAATTTATCCtgcatcatgttcaccagacAACAGCTACAGTGTGGGGGTACACTATGTTGGAGGAAGAGGCAAGATTGCTCGTCGTGTATTCCAGAGGGAAGACTCTGTGAAGGCACTTCTTGATAGTGGTATCAGTGTGAACCATACAGACCCATTAGATGGACGGACCTTATTGGCAGCTGCAGCTCATGCTGGACTTGCAGATGTAGCTGCATTGCTGTTATGTCGTGGGGCAGACCCTTCACTGCATGACAATCAGGGACAGACAGCACTAATACTCGCTGCCAGACAAGGCCACGTGGGTGTACTCCAGGTGTTAATGAATTGGGTGCAGGAGCAAGGAATCAAGAGTCCTGCTGCCCAAACATTGCTTGAACATGCAGACAATGAGGGATGGACTGCACTACGCTGTGCTGCATGGGGAGGTTACAAGGAAGCTGTGAGTGTACTTCTGGATGCAGGGGCAGATGTTGATGGCTGCGATTCAGATGGGAGGACAGCATTGCGAGCAGCAGCTTGGGGAGGACACGAGGAAGTTCTGTTAACTCTTCTTGACCATGGTGCTGAGGTAGACCGCTCGGACCGTGAAGGGCGTACTCCATTAATAGCTGCAGCCTACATGGGTCACAAAGAAGCAGTGGAGATCTTACTGAATGCTGGTGCAAATGTGAATCTTGCAGATGGAGATGGACGTACTGCTCTCTCTGTTGCTGCATTGTGTGTGCCATCGGCAGCTAGAGGACGGGGACATGGAGAAGTTGTAAGCCTTCTGTTGGAACGAGGGGCAGATCCTGAACATAAGGACAAGGATGGAATGACCCCATTACTACTGGCCTCATATGAAGGGCAAGAGGAAGTGATAGAACTCCTGTTGGAAGCTGGAGCTGATGTGGATGAAAGCTCTGGAGCTCATCCTCATGCCATCACCCCTCTTCTTGCAGCTGCAGCAGTGGGACATACTGGCACAGTTAACCGTTTGCTTTTCTGGGGAGCAGCAGTGGATGGCATTGATGAAGAAGGCCGCACTGCTCTCTGCTTGGCTGCAGCAAAGGGCACTGTAGAAGTTGTGAGAGCATTGCTGGACCGGGGTTTGGATGAGAATCACAAAGACGACTTGGGCTGGACACCACTGCATGCTGCAGCCTGCGAGGGACACAAAAATGTGTGTGCAATACTGACAGAGCAAGGTAGCATGGCACGTGTGGGTGAGCTTGATGTGGAAGGCCGGACCCCTTTAATTCTGGCAGCACAAGAAGGGCACTGCAGCACAGTCAGGATGTTACTGGACCGTAAATCACCTATAGATCATCGTGCCTATGATGGACACTCTGCACTCACAGCAGCTGCTTTGCAGGGGCATAGGGACATTCTGGAACTTCTGATGCGTAGGGGAGCTGACACTGATGTCCGAGATGCTGAAGGGAGACCTCTTCTTTATTtgctggtcctggagggccattTAGACATGGCCAACCTTCTCATAGAAAAAGGTGGTGTCCCTCTTGAGTCAAAAGATGTAGAAGGAAGAACTGCCCTTCATGTAGCTGCATGGAAAGGAGACTTGGATGGTATTGCAATGTTGCTGAAATATGGTGCTGACCCAAATGCACAAGATCTTGATGGTCGGCCACCTTTGCACTCTGTGGCATGGAGAGGTCATGCAGCTGCTGGCAGGCTGTTTCTCAGAAGCAATGGTCTCAAAGTAGATTTGGCTTGCAAACAGCAAGGTGCCACAGCACTTAGTATTGCTGCTCAGGAGGGGCATACGGAAATTGTGGCCATGCTTTTAGACAAAGGTGCAGAACCAGACCATGTGGACCGCTATGGTCGCAGCCCAGTAAAGGTAGCAGGAAAACAAGGTCATGTTTCCATTGTCAGACTTCTAGAGAGCTATGGAGCAAAGCCTTTCTCAGGCATCATACCATTCTCACTCAGTGGTACACCCAACACTTATAATTCATCCACAGTCAGGAACCAGGTTTCCCTTAGCTCAGGAGAGGTGTGTGTCAATGGTGTTCCAACCACCTCTTCTTCCTCCTCGACTTCAGTTTCTGCCTCCTATTCCCCAGCATCCACAGCAGAGCGCTTCAGTTCCACACCTGCCTCACAAACCTCAACCTTTCACTCCCTGGCTACAGTGCAGACTGTGCCTGCTGACAGCCTAAATTTTATTCAACAGATACAACAACATTCACTTCCTCGCTCCCGCAGTCGGCCTTCCACCTTGCCTCATCCTGGCTCCAACCATGCCAGTCTCCAGGATAGAGCTTCAAGGCATAAGCAAAAGGCTGTACCCAGTAGCTGTACCACAAATGAACAGTGCATCATTACTGAACTCCTAGACTCACAGAAACTCGTAAAAGGGCTTGGATCTTCGGGGGATGGTAACTACCTCTTAAAACCTAAAACACCTTACATCATAGAGGATGTTATTGAGAAGAGCTTTAAACAAGATGGAGTAGACGACTTGAAGTGGAGCTCAGTAATGGCTTCGTTAGGGGTAATGCCAAACCATGACAACCAAGCTAgacaaacaaaaatgaaagaaagtCACCCTATTGGATATCCACCTTTTTACCTTCAATCCCATGCACAAAGAGAGGATTGGGTCAGCATTCAAAAGACATCCATGTCTCCAACCATTGACCTTTCAGCTATTTCACCATCTAGTGCCTTACCTGTTCAGTCCATGTTTGACATGACATCTGCTGACCCCCATCTAAATCTCAAACAGGCCATTAAGCTTCAGTTTGAAGGGCCAAGCAGTGCAGCACTTTACAAGCGAGAAACCCCCCTCTGA